ATTTTAGAttctaaaataatctttttatgcTACGTACTTTGAATGtgttaataagaagaaaatgactacaagaaaacataaatttcaagtattttattttatcttcaattGTTATAATTTACCatgtatattttctttaataatatgttatttttaacgGTAATCGACGTCTTTCTAgttcctaatatatatatatatatatatatatatatagcgaaGTCATTACATCACAAAACAATATacactaaattattattattattattttatgatctACAGTATATGATCATTATTAGAACCCCAAAAAATCCAGGATCACGATTCATTAAGAGATTATTCATAAGATTTACAATATCTACCAACCCAGTTTTAagtttgtaagaaaaaatattttatgtaacttgtacttttacaaaataaaatcataaaaaaatagacatacattacttttttttaatagagaaggactattttaaaatttattacttcaaaaaatttaattaaaaacaaaaatatattaaatacagTTATTCCAGTCTTTGCTATAAATGATGGAGCAGGAATAACAAAAATTGCAGTGACCATCCAAATAATTAACCAATGGATTCATAAGTAGCCACtataattaagatttatttattaaacacGGCAGTATCCTAATCAAACACCCCTAAATCATGACCCTCACGAGCACAACAACCATAAATTGAAAGTCCAAACTAGGAAAAACAACCTATGGGCAATACTTGCAGTTCATGTGAACCCACCTCAGTGGTCACAGCAAACCTGATCTATGAAGATGGCAAACTCGAAGAATTTTCATACTCAATTAGGGTTTCACAGATACTACAAAGAAACCCTACTTGTTTTGTATGCAAAGCAGATGATATGGACTTCGATGAATATGTTTCAGCCATCAATCAAAATGAATATCTTCAGTTAGGTCATCTTTACTTTGTGTTGCCATCAAGTTGGTTAAACAATCCTCTTAGAACTGAACAGATGGCTGCCTTGGCGGTGAAGGCAAGTTTGGCTCTAAAGATGGGTAATGGGGGTGGAGATTGTTGCTGGTGTGGGATAAAGAGGTTGGATCCTGTGATCGAGTGGACCAGCAAGAGCACTAGCGATGAGACTAATCCGACAGTGGCGACAGGCACGCACCATGAGGGTGGAGGATTTGTTGTGAAAAGAAGAGGGAGGGCTGGTGGCGGAGAAAGGAAATCAACTACAAAACTGAGTGCTATCTTGGAGGAATAAGGTGAGGCCGGGGTGCATTTTAGTCTTGTTAAGTgtcttgaattaatttaatgattttctctCCCCTTTGAAAATGGGAGCAGCAAGAATATTTGCCAGTGATTTCAATCAAGTTATCTAtcccttttattattatacacaCTTCACTATTGGCAACGAGTTTTGTTGCTTATGTATAGAATCAAGCCAGTCCGCTgcagattatatatattttttttcacataattttgttttaattacctGAACTATTTAATTTGTGCTGCTACTATATTTCGTTTAAATCGCCACATTAATTTTCACCCCTCTTGATAACTAAATTTGattgttagaagaaaaaaaaaaaaacagggtttTACGTTGTATATCAATTAACAAAACATATTAAGTTAATGAAGTACTGTAGCTCAACTAGTATTAGTGTTCCCGTCTTCCTTCAAAAGCTCTTGAGCCTctcttttgtaaaaataaaatttgattaatcgCTGGGAATTTATTGGCACACGATGTTTCCTGCTAATCTTGACTCTTATCTAGCTTGTTGCCTTGTTACATCAAGTAACCAGGCGCGTAATAAAtgttttgggggggggggggggggggggtggtttATGACTTATATATTCCGTGTGAAAGTCCAGGGAATGTTgattaattaggatttataaACAAGGTATCCAGGGAGGCCTCTGTTCCTTTCgaaacaaattaatttctacCTCcacaaacaacaagaaaaaacgAGGCAAATGCTTGGGTGGAAAGTTCTATGGTAGCTTCGTACGTCGGAGAAATTAATTAAGGGTGTACATTCAATGTTTCACTTTCAATGTTACTCCCCATTCGAGAGAGccgaattaattaaattttgtctGCAAAATTAAAGATCCCACAATGCACATGCCGCTGCTTTTATCCTTAGGGAATTGAATTGATAGAGGAGAAATTAAATTAGTGATTTAAAAGATCCAAGATTCTTAAGAGTACAACTTATTTATGCAtctaatatagaaaaattacaCTATCCCATTGAAATATTATCCTATAATAGGCGCGCAAAGACTTTGAAAACAAGGAGTGACTAAGGAATCTTGGCTTCTGTCGCTCCTATGCCtgttcctttcttcttcttttttcttttctggtttcCTTTTCTGCAGTTCATTGAACCCTCTGCAAGCCACTCTCTTGTTGgcttagcttttctttttctctctcattaaTGAAACCAAGGATTACcataaaaaaaggcaaagacTTGGATACTAAGGAATTGTATTTAAGAAAAAGTAAACAAGATGTGACGAGTGCAGAAAATGATCAAACAAGATGTGACGACTGCAGAAAATGATCAAATAGACTAATACGCTGGGGAAAGTAAAATATACTACATTTGAACCTGAGATTGGTCCTGCACGTTACTCATACAATTAGCCAGAAACGAGAATCACGAGGTGTGATATTAATATTCTACAAAGCAACACCATAACATAATAAAGTAAATAGATATTGtgcatttataataataataaaaaagagtcaGAATATGCTGTGACGACTTAATTTGTGACTTTTAACCACTTAATAGGGCTACTTTGGTAATGGTTtacattgtgttttttaaaattttaaatttttttaatttaaaattaattttttttatatttttagattattttgatatactaatataaaaaatatttttaaaaaaataaaaaaaattattttgatgtattttaaatgaaaaacactttgaaaaacaatcactaccatACTCATAAACACCCAATTCATCTAAAGTTTCTTCCtagatagataaataaatacaactaACTGAGATATAATATTTAGTCTAAATACACGAAACTATTTGGTTAGTTAGGAAAATCAGATTCTTAGCTTTTATCgccaacttttatttttattttttagtagatTTGGCTATTCCAACTagattaaactaattaaaattcaataaggatgttttaaatagtattttttatgtttttatttttctattcttttaattttaattatttttcatagctggtttttgctttatatatatatatatatatatattattttcaagtgaattttataaattattaacttttcaaaatatatgagatttttttctataattcaaGGATATAATCTAAGGATTTAAGAAACTCTAGTTATATCTTTTAAATGCGCTACATGAATATCACCGCCCAATCACCCAAATAATTAACGCGGCAACAATTGTGGTCGTTGACGAGGTCTTTTCCTGGAAGAAGCGCACATATCTTTAACTCATTTTCCTAGGTCGGTTTAGTGCTTTCTTAGATGTTAACAGACAACGCCATTGATTTGCATGGGAGAGTACACGTTTTCTTTTCAGGGATTGCTTGGAACAcggtttaaattatattttttaaaaattttattttattttatttaaaataatgtttttatgtttttaaattgttttaaagtactaatattaaaaataatttttaaaaaataattttttttttattttaatacatttttaaatgaaaaatactttgaaccgtCATCACtatcacaatcccaaacacaCCCCAGCTGAGCTGCAAACAACATTCTAGAAATTTACAGGAAAGTTTCCTTTGAAGTGCAGATACCCAAATCTTGGAATTCCATGTCAAATGAGGAGATGGGGTTGAAAAGCAATCGAAGATTACACACTACACTTTCTTCTTTATGCGAATGATGCTTCCTCTAGCGGGCAGCAAGGCAAGGCATTTCCGTGTGGCTAGATGCAAAAGCATAATGAAGTGAAAGGCAAAGGAGTTAGCTTGATCATGGCTATAGAGCAATCCAAATTAAGTGAGATACACGAGACTTGCATCAAGTCACATCTACCTCAAAGTGCACCCGTGAACTAAATTTAGAAAGAAGAAAGTGCGATGGCCAGATGGGTGCAGGAGGAAAAGCTAGGGTTAAGAATCGGCCATAATTATGGCGACGAATGAAGTAATTACGCCCATAACAAAGACCGATTAGTACAATCTTTGATGGGTACTTCGAAGTCCTCCATTACTTAGCCAACGATTAAAAAACAGGTAgactcctctttttttttttttttgttctctctcctGTAGTGCCTTATCCTGTTTGGAAGtatggttgtattttttttaaagtattttttatttagaaatgtattaaaataatttttttatttttaaaaaattatttttgatatcagcccatcaaaatgatttaaaaacactaaaaatatattaatttgaagcaaagagaaaaataaaaataaaataagtttttttaaaaaatatttttaaaacacaaaaataaaaaattaacattagaTGAAGACTCACTCCACGTATCCTCCAATGACTGGTTTTATGGTTGCCATGCACAATTCATAAAACCCAAAACAATGACATTATTTATTATACCTTTGTGTCTTTGTCTTCAAGTAGTTTAAAATCATAGCTAGGTGTTAAAAAAACAGATTGATCATTCTACTCGTACTCATGTATGGATACACCCACGtaaaaattcaaagatatataaaaaagtctTGAACCTAATGACAGAAGGTACAGTATGcttaaaaattagggttttcaaAGTAGTAAGGTTAAAAACctagtattttattaaaagttttaataataataataataataatcttctcctcaaaataaactaaatattcttatttatattaatcttaaaatcttttatgaaaaataattcctaattaaaactaaatccTTTATAAGAAAGGATTCCTAAATCATTGATTCGTAATTAAAACTTATCTAATTAATAGAATCTATCTAGCATTAgaattcataaataataaagcactaaataaattaaaatttctaatctaaataaggaaaaaaatccaaatacaataaggtaataaaaataatctcacACAGTAACTTCCAAGTCTTATTTGAATGCCTTCTCTCGAacatcatgaaattttaacatAATAGGAAACAtgttctttataattttctgtCAAGATTTCAGCTCGATCTAATGGTTATATTAAAGTTTATGCTTGATTTACTAAGCCATATCTTGGATTCTTATTAAACtcctcaaaacctaaaaatcttaACCATTAATAAAATGATGCAATAAACATTATTACGCTAAAAAATAGGAAGAAATTTTCTAATGTCAATCACCTCTACTTCTAAAAAACTCGCTCTCAATTTATCAATCAAGAATTAAACTCTTCTACTCcaagtgaataatattttgaatatagcATTGTAGCCAACATTTTCACAAAGTAGCATGTCCTTGAACgataaactttaaaatttaatttatgatgtgcgtatgctaaaaaaaacttcatatttaATGTTATACTTTCCATTACTATGAAGTCCACTTGTAGTTTCTTCACacattgtttttcttcaagCTTGACCTCATCATCATTTATGACTTCCAATACTTCAACCTTGAATATAATGAaacttcaagataatttttgaaaatactttTAGGAGAATTGTTAGAAATTACCATGTCATTGTTTGTAAGATTTTATACATGATTGAAAGATCATCGTTTGCCACTGACTTCTCCAACTTAAGGTCAAAAGACTGAAACTGTTTGTAAGCAATCTCTTTAATCATGATATCTTCAACATGATTAGataactttgaaattttacTTTCACCAAACTTCTCCATGTATAAAATCTCTTCGTAATCATCTTGTACAAAGTAAACTTTTAACTTTGTCAATCGCTTAATaaatcttttctttaaaaatctcCCATCATAGAATGAAATCTCATTAAATTCAGAAATATGTTTGGGGTTTGGCCTACATTGAGGTAAGTTTCCAAGCAAGTTCCTCTTCTTTTCATGATCCCTATTAGTATTACCCATTAATCGAGCTAGATCTATTATGGTTTGCTCTGAATGATCTAGTTTCTGATCATGAGCCCGCACAATGCCTTTATGATCAATCACATTAATatttgtgtaagagatatttatctctcattaatgcatatgttagagatattttttctcattaaaactATCAGGGCAAACTTACACTTTATCTCTTCATCTCCATAAAAGACCAGACTCATAGGTTATAAATATACTATGAATCCTTCAAACTTCTAGTTcataatcttcattctctattgcacatatattttcagagtatctttctctaaaatatcattgtcttctatctctaaaaagatatttatttaagcataCGGGAGTTTTCAAATCTATCAAATGAAACTTTTTACAGGCATCAACCACTTTGGTCTACCAGTCACTAGGTACCGGCTACCAGCCACTTTGATCAGGAAGAATGGATCATATTGCTAGAATCAAGAGATTAATCGGTTATCCAACACATAAACCTTATTCCCGAGCTACTTACATATTTTGGGACATCATCACTTATCTAAtcatattttgaaattcaaaccaAATAAATGTGCTCCCGAATACCACAATATAAAACAATCGGCCCTTTAGTGTCCTCCAATTGAACCAATGGCCAGGCTGTCAAATATGCTGGTTCGAATTCTGGAAGTTCAACACAATTCCATGCTTAACATTATCACACGAATCAAGTCCTGGGAACCTTTTATAGAAATCTCAAACAATATTAATCTGTGAgttgtaaaacaaataaaacaactgGTTTCCTTGAGTCTTAGATATGATAGGTGAATTGGTTGGATACCAAAGCCATGCATAATATCAGTATATATGTTCATGGTCTAGACAAGCAGCAATATGTAAATTTTGTTATACATAATTGGCACATTCTATCACAATTACTCCTAAGAAAAATACTAACTGTCTTCTACTAATTAATATACTAGTTTTAAACATTAGCAAGCATGCCCgattaataatttcaaataattttttttagattaacatttTCGGACTAACTTGCGCGTatgcatctcgactaattctacgggttctgaagttaacggTTATGTAAACCTCTggtgatttttgaaaaaactcaaACTCATGATTATTACGGAGCAAACTCAAAACATGATCAGTTAAGATATAATAACACGGATGGTGGTTGAGGAAACTATCTCATCCGTCTGTAGAATGGTCCAGCATGTATGTTAAAGAATGAAAGTGACATTTATAGATGGGAAATGGACATTTTGCCTAAGATGGCTAATAATTGAGACAGAAAACGCCAAGGCTATGGTCCCAAGAACAGTAAAGAAATGTGAAAGGATGATAAGTCAGTCTAAGCACCACAGAGTCAAGAGATATGAAATTGTTCTTTCTAGTTCCTATAACTTATTGCTCCTTTTCCCCTTGACCTCGAGGCTTCCTAGAAGGAAACCTTCCATACCCTTATGATCACTTCGACCGAGTAACCGCGTTGAGAGTAATGTGAACTGCCACTGTGAAAGCTCGATGAAtttccataaacatccaatcaTATTAATCTCTTAGATATTGACATTGATGATGAAGggatatattattatcattttggttagatttaatttttacctgtaaaaataattaaattaaaattttgtaaaatataaaaaataaaaccggaaccgaaccgaaaccagttcCAATCGACTAGTTTTGATTCTGTTCGGtttgattatttaatattaaaaactaaaactcaaCCCAccattttttattcggtttggttcggttattttatattaaaaaacaaaaactatattgttttgtgatttttttagacTTTGTAATAGGTTTTATGATTGATTTGGTTTTGGTtcgattcgattttttttttgttcggttattttatatttttaactaaactgGTTCAGTTCGGTTGaagttttttggtttcaggcttatgaaaccaaaaccgaaaccgaaccgaaccaaatatttttttaaatgctataatcggtttaatcagttttttttttatagtttggttttttcaattatttttttctatttttttaatttaatcagtttttctatttttttattcaccccTAATTCTTTGTATTATCATTATACAATCTTGCAATATCAAGATTGAATTATAAACTACCAAATAGTccaattaaatgataattttacgcacattattttaaataaattatcctTTGTAGATACTAGCTTTTAGCCCTTCGCTTTGCAGCGGgtaatattaatttgtaaacGATTATAAGTTATTTTGTTCATCATATTTACACTAACTTGCAatacattaataagaaaaataaaagtagcaTAGAAACTATTTCTAATACTTCAAGATCCTAGCGATGAATAATTACAAGAACTTGGTGGAAAAGtggtgtgtgtttatatatatatatataaaaactctataaatatatatattttttagttttttcagtttaattgatttttcggtttttttaaacattcctattcatatatatatatatatatatatatatatatatatatatatatatatatatatatatatatatatatatatatatatatgaactctGCAAATGTGGGCAGATCTCTCCTCGGCAGCCACACAACGCCGTGTCATAATTGTTGCTTATGCTAATTAACCATATCAAAATATAGTGGCACAAATTTTATTCATTACTAGCTATTTCACCGCTATTTTGTAACgagtcagattttttttaaaataaatatatagtttttttatatttttcaacgtcctttttatataaaaaataaaaagtaaaaataaaaaaacttatatatacatctaataaaattaattaattgagaactatacatgttaataaataaataaaaattaaaattaacaaaattaagagtcaaatatagattaagatattcAGCCTCGCTACTCGGATCTTTGACATGGTTGTGTTTAACGACTTTgttcacaaaaattaattttttatttaattaaataataataaaaatagacacacatgaaattaattaaataaaacaaaagacaaaaaacattAGGCAAggttacacatattaaaaatattatccaaaaataaatatttttaatttttttaaataaatttcatatatacaaaacataaaaaaaattatagatgtaTTAGAACAATCTTTCAAAACATtaaatgcatataaaataaCCGTTATTCAAAAGATTCtagataaacaaaataaaacaaagaatgattattaatttacatataaatttaaaaattatcttaaaaaaatacatataaaaaagaattaattaaaaaaactttttttttaaaaaaaaaacaagtgctaCTGGGCTTGGCAAGTTAGGCCAGCATGCGTGGCCTATCTAGTAAGGGCCTGCGCATGGGCTTGCAAGAGTAGGCTCGCGTGCTtgggcctttatttttttttatagagcgGATGACATGTTGTTCGAtctaatgtttttgaaaaaaaaatagatgaccCGTCATTTGATATTGCCTAGTTTTTAGCCATTACGATGGCCGGAAAAAACAAGGCAAAAGTTTTTTcgacctaaaaaataaattttcaactcattttttacctaaaacacctagaaaacatcATGGACAACTTGATAAACTCATTTATGctctaaaaaaacctaaaaaaccatcacaaaacttgaaatcaattcgaaataaaaaatcttatcaagCTGCTTTTCTAGGTaatttcaagggaaaaaaatacctaatatgaactcccatcatcaaacaaaaacaatttaacatcaattttaattgtttttgtagcTGGAATCGGTGCTAACAAGAATTTTCTCTCTGTAGCACTGGATTTCAGCGAGTTTCTCTCAAATCAAGggccaagaaataaaaaaaataaagtttgaaatcattattgattttacttttagattttgaaaattgaagggattccatatttataattttaaaagtatgagGACTACAATAAACATTTCATCCAAATTTTTTAAAGTCACCAATTCCttccatgttttttatatactttagtccttcatctttcaatttcacctttctccaataaataagtttataatttgatccaataagaaaagaaaaagaaaaaaaaaagcattgagaacaaattatttaaagttCCATGTGAGAGTTTTGAACCGTGAATTCTCCACGCGTTAAAGATTTTTAGTTAATACTTTCCCTATTTAAGaatatgtttggcagtgtggtagcggttgcttttcaaataacttttcgtgccgaaatgcatgccaatgatatttttttcattttttaaaaattatttttgacatcaacatatcaaaacgattcaaaacatacaaatcatattaaattttaacaagaaaaaattaaatttttttggaacgcggtttgcaccgcgttcccaaaggGTTTCTAAATCACTTTTGTTGGGTCAATATTCTTGACCTTAGAATATTCTCGCCCATGCCTTTTCTCGCCCTGTATAAATCACTTGTTGATTCCTTCGATGGACAACCCAATTCATCATTCTACTGACCTCTCTTcagttcaaaaaaaataaaaaatccttcctctctctctctctccccccctctctctagAAGATGGGCAATTGTGCATCACCTCAATACACAAAAAaggttggtggtggtggtggtggtctaAACTGGCCATCCACAGCCAAAATCATTCACGTAGATGGAAGGCTACAAGAATTCAGGCAACCAATCAAAGCCAGCCATATACTCTCTCTGAACCCCAAAAGCTTTCTCTGCAGTTCAGAATCCATGTACATTGATTGTCACCTACCTCAAGTGCCAGATGACGAGGAACTACAATTGGGTCAGCTTTATTTCCTCGTGCCACTATCCAAGTCAAATGTCCCGTTATCCTTACAAGAATTATGTGCACTTGCCAGCAAAGCTAGTGCTTCTCTTGCTCAGTCGGACAGCATGGGTTTTACGCCGAACAAAACAATATTGCCGTATTCGGATAGAAGTGACCCAAAAATCCTGGCCACTGATGAATGGTGTTGTAAGATTCCGGTTGCATTGACCCAATCCGCGAATTGGTTACCAAAATCACAGAATTAATGAAaacgaacttttttttttctttcatcgaTTTTAGAGTGTAGAAAAGAGTGATTAATGGCGTACGATAGGGTTTCCTCCACCTTCTATAGCTAGATTGTAATGCTAGATCAGCCCTACTTTAGATGCATCTAAAGCAATGGAATAGTTGTTGCAGCTTTGGAGGGATAAAATACCGCAGGAGCCTTGTCCTTCGGCGTTCTTGCGCTTTATTTATAAGATTGTATatgctttttaatataaaaatctaatgCTTTTGCTTTCCAGATTAATTCATGGGATTTGTGGAGGTCGCTTAAATCAAATATCATGCATGTAGCCTGCttctatattaattttgagGCCCATCAATTGAGCTATCTCCAGCCGAACTTTCCTCCCTGTTCCAATTTTGTATTTGAGAATATTATGGTGGtggtttttttaagtattttttaatcgaaaatgaattaaaataattatttttttaattttttaaaattatttttgatatcaacatatcaaaatgatatgaaaatattaaaaaaaattaatttgaagtaaaaaaataaaaataaaattatttttttaaaatatttttagaatgaaaaataaatagtatctaaggaaaaaaaaagcagaccTTTTGTACTTTAATTCATTACCAAACATTATAAATCATTGTCATGGAggatattgtttaaaaatagtGATAACAACTAGTGTAGAAAGATTATTAGGTGCCTCCGACAGCTGCTAAGAAAGAGCATGGCACTGCTCTTCTTTGAATCTAAAACTTTGTAATAAGCGGACAAAATCTCGTAATAagtaaaattggatttttttaagagCCATGTAGATGAACaacttataaataattaagtccaataattaattagttgatttAACGCTGAAAcagagataagaaaaaaaatataacattctttttataattcatgTAGAGTACTTGAGTTTCAAAAATTAACGTTGAAAGATATGAAGATTATTAAagtaatttagtttattatgagtatttaaattaatcttaatacAAACgaattatatatagattaaattgaaaatactattttatttttaataaataaaactagataa
This region of Populus trichocarpa isolate Nisqually-1 chromosome 9, P.trichocarpa_v4.1, whole genome shotgun sequence genomic DNA includes:
- the LOC7457499 gene encoding uncharacterized protein LOC7457499, coding for MGNTCSSCEPTSVVTANLIYEDGKLEEFSYSIRVSQILQRNPTCFVCKADDMDFDEYVSAINQNEYLQLGHLYFVLPSSWLNNPLRTEQMAALAVKASLALKMGNGGGDCCWCGIKRLDPVIEWTSKSTSDETNPTVATGTHHEGGGFVVKRRGRAGGGERKSTTKLSAILEE